One genomic segment of Mytilus galloprovincialis chromosome 5, xbMytGall1.hap1.1, whole genome shotgun sequence includes these proteins:
- the LOC143075152 gene encoding uncharacterized protein LOC143075152 — translation MGDVDSKEQDNKNGVNDGKDLESMTNAVSNEKMETIRNNSLIVDPNEKDEDESNLVIDLDHSTSKSAQTAKDKKLENVINDRNLWDSTVDELMKVQRTTTVDSSVRNEKSEDEKIPNDSVNDSVYRAHNKTRHGAHEKVSLNEAKEGVDKTKTEEGEKDDSHKIDHVVYLDDIEKEKQDKATIVIQQIECEPANAEKNTNFTTEMDETDGDVEQVKQHAISVGETDTSLGDVNNGLDCEQTNGKQGLENVDINKSIHVLSKSDEINKSEMKGDGGSKERKQVQEKMIIALSKDTNGEMSGNSCDSFNTTRKEKTHLVNPCVEQKVIESKSDNLCKQCEKCQCVCSEISNKTSEISHQTQGQKLSSVANAAAKQQQASAAWSRLGVLRCEHCKFTTDDVSLIDSHNVICSKKSVKTKVMLSYSGEKFNCQTCGYPTSSRKKFEEHIALHLMIRPYICMTCDITFESKKEIEFHVKMKHANDAVKCGLKGSKRIGQIIDSLINSQKHEFLGRTVDKRIVQSFLETSRPKEKINASAVVAAPSLQTNVPVTTRGSISSNFVPVSSDADIIFVSSATTGITTTCVSSNLLSKQPETTLIGQPVPLTTQRPLILVPVNNMNTNMLVPFSNVVSQTNIHNVNTASSQSGVSVSTLPGSNQFINLAPVRFASQNISISGNAVHTNTVQGLQGNTIQATTLQGSNSIQGSAIQVNNMQTIQGNAFQTNTFQGVQGNASSYPGFSQNVNFQNNTTRFVLLPQTTINPVARSQAPLTNQQNKSISNISGVLLNHTPLMSLITPTVAQTQNLNTYAVTQGQTNTAASVTKESSLSAQNINCVVPTTNTSIEVLAKKDKSTSEDMKSSMVETNGNKLYFRKYGDLYMCDYCKSETPLEDSFKEHIWKHFHQMQKICKDCPPTFNVSAPCKIVLKVMIGLLSSSTGSHLLSTNKSQLSPPKDVVTISDDEDDGEAKLRIDEAMKDQNVTDRPSEDERSDTVKIASASEPEEEGLQLKITSSFSLSDTCESTEKTEPIPLKQHEEGMEDSEKNDTSNRQLISAKNDEATSSTVPEDPRKTEKPIETISLDSDESNSSDSHKSKALRVENDFNVEECEKNFNKTHYNEENLSKEHERLVEESHLQSGKSGIEDVILRETRKVSSNDEETEREGQSLHVQDIAVVAANIKEEIVNTDQDSTQLLFRIEKTADALAGTNDIDKKPIAFPLVAFYKCGFENCTFETTTSLEFREHLSQSHGDAVEYKCAHCGQKSFTEDSHIRHLLFHSKPQNSLLFQCGVIGCRFRANLLHHYKDHLELSHQNVLLHRCHSCKEGYTSVDLLIEHLQSNLLKFVQCPYCTMKDGMRRNVLNHITAFHPGKPRQINVTSQLVCQERETNEFEKAKFKLPQETSNSILGNEQKKTTRIEPHKQGDTRVIEEKSSKLTDKVENDPEDAEMISKITSNPSIMGATYYRCKSCTYIGIGQNKLLKHMEMHTSAFIQSVQRQFICPDCPQAVNTLQQFISHLNLHVGDHLCYIYICQHCGFGTNLSNKINQHTADSHGTLSEEGKDYTQRTIRFSVTTKVCVKCNAAFKTSQAHRDHVLKSHGITTNEISGKDDLETEQHGQNIASVYNKISKDNDDESNPRRFTCNECGWASKKLPYLKSHMRKHYPGQDRCQITLFKCNYCDFTSTSKLIISAHSQKKHPGKIVRPRRVMENVYITDSIEDDMSIDKFHCDLCTFSTEKVSGLQNHLLSCHSGANNKTKDVYSGPKQEFLIPSGTVFKEFIQCPLCIFKTKKRIELLRHIKSHPSLEPKTESATEVQVSDRVQNPLFSKLGGKRRSSSDLNPVVKKPRPVSPTISYDRIMMDSAKRDTGYRKQVATKSTTNRPSIGVKSMLYYLGGEQLHMKLRPCFSEFKQSSHFTCLICSDVLHDKYKLHKHVLQHMNVYFYKCAYCDHGTLDQTTIMVHIQREHRRAIQYSKLDVEEIDSHINKAIHDMKSQVGSGQENIVFEEMHKESTSEKLKKTDEKDINQLLEVKNKKDEKITETPKIERESSIKSEIVSQKSDAPLLKHDMESPLQKERPFQTKIYPMKSTSSNLEKLFPIKSASSNVDTKSSIKSASSNLEKISPIKPASPNIEKKSPIKSASSNLEKKSPIKSTSSNLEKTSPQKQQILAQKSLKREPTFQHWGNSNDNTKEEEEPERQDNEKENDCSDDTIKEEVEDLHPRIKREKNNYVCTICKLKVSQKSAANKHIWTHSSVRRFVCSICNHISRWRGDITKHIDQKHKSEQAECLWDDVTPCDITEDGLPYNDLAKVQFLSTFNTIKSEKLGSEQKLESDISDIKISSPIKRPLKVKLSVSKVEDKKQVEEQRTFKKLYKCLICKKTFKSKYAILGHFRTECKKPMFGCPSCEFKDTDEKAVKKHMKIKHGINNGEVTIKTRNDKIRMYRVPCGESAIKNEDNKKQLSGGIAFKCKACKRTFKNRNACMYHAISALCNKTLKGCSHCDYMDISTDNVESHVKKDHKEKNVKVMELPMEAKVEMISTPPSTKMNLNKSGTIAFFKKGSSGYTCRLCNFKCKNSAAVIKHQNMHNASPKYGCPYCDMKSNWTKSVKNHVSLRHPEQEQIVQSLNQDTEDYSSKDKKTDSISKVLNTTEDDKGKKCVMSKCLQCNYRCETYSGVSRHIKKNESCNVPRFKCIDCHKFTSLDEIEVKEHMRTAHNSKKSPGLCSLKEMTKMIIVRKKSSTKTPAPSEKDSTADKSRIAEKFSGMKDIETKVIKCPVLSCNCKDKIIKVIEHYRREHPTKVMRCKMCTMSSKSLGTMFQHFQDFHKLEEYYSTNYLTCSGSRDDNKSKSMKNDTLTNDDIIEQEAKTNASKLYHCDRCEYVSKAKNSTRRHIYRHMNYKRYLCRLCKAEFLDRSACESHMAIHNTESEEFDKITNERLEKEVEDILENNMVLGSKKSNSNSIEKVKLKKKEESFETTQETKSKTKQSMKSDSKNKNEIIKDCKGAVSNKIEKKRTSDLKKVDFTKLSADAFNQAYFIREERNKTTQEMEYLCTKCPYKSIAKHCALCHTYRHMPKCMKCPYCNFQSYPRSDIKRHVRNTHADKAVHVIDLRHQTLDGKEKPRSPDKKRKKTFLDFDAEIFTSEGSSDEEEEKRRRKTPLQKTSGGSESPKTEDKIRKIIYSCNLCDYSTDVLYLYRQHLTFHPGFKHQIQGTSLESKNKCGYCGYIATNSKEFDKHMERHLNSRPYNCPYCPFSQYNQASVRYHIQNKHPGEKVEVLKDRSSSCLTGDGQIPKVLLVNIEPNIVLRDIFTMESESFEELLINANVSVIDLHSIPDEQFGNVSKLLGVNGDEDELKPSPQKKRKMIVETEESDDEHEEGRNDSDGEVDARNYCDASDDGTNITDDETHIADDESHNGEGEHGKKGDKSTDKLVNEKKKTPETNTPSTTNVSSTEYEDISDTEMDSENGAIFKMNEQKFYVKSELTYEDISDTDDL, via the exons atggGTGACGTTGATTCCAAAGAACAAGATAATAAGAATGGTGTGAATGACGGAAAAGATCTGGAAAGTATGACAAATGCTGTCAGTAATGAAAAAATGGAAACCATAAGAAATAACTCGTTAATTGTCGATCCAAATGAAAAGGATGAAGATGAAAGTAATTTGGTTATCGACCTAGATCATTCAACGAGCAAATCAGCGCAGACTGCAAAAGACAAGAAGCTGGAAAATGTAATAAATGATAGAAATTTATGGGATTCAACTGTTGATGAATTAATGAAAGTACAACGTACCACGACAGTTGATTCATCCGTACGAAATGAAAAGAGTGAAGATGAAAAGATTCCTAATGATTCTGTGAACGATTCAGTATATAGAGCACACAATAAAACAAGACATGGTGCACATGAAAAAGTGTCTTTAAATGAAGCAAAAGAAGGTGTTGATAAAACAAAGACAGAAGAAGGTGAAAAAGACGACTCACATAAAATAGATCATGTAGTATATCTAGACGACATTGAGAAGGAAAAACAAGACAAGGCAACAATTGTTATCCAGCAAATTGAATGTGAACCAGCAAATGCTGAAAAAAATACCAACTTTACCACGGAAATGGACGAAACTGATGGTGATGTCGAACAAGTCAAACAACATGCTATATCAGTTGGTGAAACAGACACGAGTTTAGGAGATGTAAACAATGGCTTAGATTGTGAACAAACCAATGGAAAACAAGGTCTTGAAAATGTAGATATCAACAAGAGTATACACGTGTTGtccaaatcagatgaaataaacAAATCTGAAATGAAGGGTGATGGAGGAAGCAAAGAACGTAAACAAGTACAAGAAAAAATGATAATTGCTCTTTCAAAGGACACGAATGGTGAAATGTCTGGTAACAGCTGTGATTCTTTTAATAcgacaagaaaagaaaagactCACTTAGTCAATCCGTGTGTTGAACAAAAAGTAATCGAAAGTAAATCGGATAATCTGTGTAAACAGTGTGAAAAATGCCAGTGTGTATGTTCTGAAATATCCAATAAAACATCTGAAATATCACACCAAACACAGGGACAGAAATTATCAAGTGTCGCAAATGCAGCAGCCAAGCAGCAACAAGCTTCTGCAGCTTGGTCACGTCTAGGTGTATTAAGATGTGAACATTGTAAATTTACAACTGATGATGTATCATTGATTGATTCCCACAATGTTATATGTTCCAAAAAGTCAGTAAAAACTAAAGTTATGCTTTCATATTCGGGTGAAAAGTTTAATTGTCAAACATGTGGATACCCAACATCCTCAAGAAAGAAATTTGAGGAGCATATTGCACTTCATCTTATGATTCGGCCATACATTTGCATGACTTGTGACATAACATTTGAatctaaaaaagaaatagaatttCATGTAAAAATGAAACATGCAAATGATGCTGTAAAGTGTGGACTGAAAGGTTCAAAAAGAATTGGACAAATAATTGACTCCTTGATAAATTCTCAAAAACATGAATTTCTTGGTCGAACCGTTGATAAAAGAATAGTGCAAAGTTTCTTGGAAACTAGCAGACCAAAGGAGAAAATAAACGCTTCAGCTGTTGTTGCCGCGCCATCTTTGCAGACAAATGTACCAGTTACCACCAGAGGGTCGATTTCTAGTAACTTTGTACCAGTATCGTCTGATGCAGATATCATTTTTGTTTCTTCAGCAACGACTGGTATTACCACAACTTGTGTATCTAGTAATTTACTGTCAAAGCAACCTGAAACAACACTCATAGGTCAACCTGTACCTCTAACTACACAAAGACCACTTATACTTGTACCAGTGAACAATATGAACACAAACATGTTGGTACCATTTTCAAATGTTGTATCTCAAACAAACATTCATAATGTTAACACAGCTTCATCACAGTCAGGAGTGTCTGTCTCAACATTGCCTGGCAGCAACCAGTTCATCAATCTTGCACCAGTGCGATTTGCATCCCAGAATATTTCTATATCAGGAAATGCAGTGCACACAAACACTGTCCAGGGTCTTCAAGGGAATACAATTCAAGCAACAACATTGCAAGGAAGTAATAGTATTCAAGGTAGTGCCATACAGGTGAATAATATGCAGACAATTCAAGGAAATGCCTTTCAAACAAATACTTTCCAAGGAGTTCAGGGAAATGCATCATCTTATCCTGGCTTTTCTCAAAATGTGAATTTCCAAAATAATACAACACGCTTTGTTTTACTTCCACAGACAACAATAAATCCTGTCGCACGTTCACAAGCACCTTTGACAAACCAACAAAATAAGTCAATTTCAAACATTTCAGGTGTTCTACTTAACCACACTCCATTGATGTCTTTGATTACTCCAACAGTAGCTCAGACTCAAAATTTGAATACATATGCAGTTACACAAGGACAGACAAATACAGCAGCGTCCGTTACGAAGGAGTCCTCACTGTCTGCTCAAAATATAAATTGTGTTGTACCGACAACAAATACGTCCATAGAGGTCCTGGCTAAGAAGGACAAAAGTACTTCTGAAGACATGAAATCTTCCATGGTTGAAACAAATGGAAATAAACTGTATTTCAGGAAATATGGAGATTTGTATATGTGTGATTATTGTAAAAGTGAGACACCTCTTGAGGATTCATTCAAAGAGCACATATGGAAACATTTTCATCAGATGCAAAAAATATGCAAAGATTGTCCACCGACTTTCAACGTGTCTGCTCCATGTAAGATTGTTCTGAAAGTAATGATTGGACTGCTAAGTTCTTCAACAGGATCACATCTTTTGTCAACAAACAAATCACAATTATCACCACCCAAAGACGTTGTGACAATATCTGATGATGAGGACGATGGAGAAGCTAAATTGAGAATAGACGAAGCTATGAAAGACCAAAATGTCACTGACCGTCCATCAGAAGATGAGAGATCTGACACAGTGAAAATTGCTTCTGCTTCAGAACCCGAAGAAGAAGGGCTTCAATTGAAAATAACAAGCTCATTTAGTCTAAGTGATACATGCGAGTCAACTGAGAAAACAGAACCAATTCCCCTAAAACAACACGAAGAAGGCATGGAAGACTCTGAAAAGAATGACACAAGTAACCGACAGTTAATTAGTGCAAAAAATGATGAAGCAACATCATCGACAGTACCAGAAGATCCAAGAAAGACGGAAAAGCCGATAGAAACAATAAGTTTGGATTCTGATGAGAGTAATTCAAGTGACAGCCATAAAAGTAAAGCACTGAGAGTGGAAAACGATTTCAACGTTGAAGAATGtgaaaaaaactttaataaaacaCATTACAATGAGGAAAACCTTTCAAAAGAACATGAAAGGCTTGTTGAAGAAAGTCATCTACAGTCGGGTAAAAGTGGAATCGAAGATGTCATTTTGAGAGAAACTAGAAAGGTCAGTAGTAATGATGAAGAAACTGAAAGAGAGGGGCAATCACTGCACGTACAAGATATTGCGGTTGTAGCAGCCAATATAAAGGAAGAAATTGTTAATACAGACCAGGACTCAACACAATTACTGTTCCGCATAGAAAAGACGGCAGATGCACTTGCTGGTACTAATGATATTGATAAAAAGCCAATAGCATTTCCTTTAGTTGCTTTCTATAAATGTGGTTTTGAAAACTGCACATTTGAAACGACCACTTCTCTAGAATTCCGAGAACATCTCAGTCAATCTCATGGAGATGCTGTAGAATACAAATGTGCTCATTGTGGACAGAAAAGCTTTACTGAAGATTCTCATATTAGACATTTACTTTTTCATTCAAAACCACAGAACTCTCTGCTCTTTCAATGTGGCGTTATTGGATGTCGATTTCGAGCCAACTTATTGCACCATTATAAAGATCATTTAGAACTGTCTCATCAGAACGTACTGCTGCACAGATGCCATTCCTGCAAGGAAGGTTATACCTCTGTCGATCTCCTTATAGAGCACTTGCAAAGTAATCTTCTAAAATTTGTGCAATGTCCATACTGCACAATGAAAGATGGTATGagaagaaatgttttaaatcacATCACTGCTTTTCATCCAGGAAAACCAAGACAAATTAATGTCACAAGTCAACTTGTTTGTCAAGAGCGTGAAACAAACGAATTTGAAAAAGCAAAGTTTAAATTACCTCAAGAGACTTCTAATTCTATATTAGGGAATGAACAAAAGAAGACCACTCGAATTGAACCACATAAACAGGGAGATACCCGAGTCATTGAGGAAAAAAGTTCCAAATTGACGGATAAAGTTGAGAATGATCCAGAAGATGCAGAAATGATAAGCAAGATAACATCGAATCCATCTATAATGGGAGCAACGTACTATAGATGTAAATCATGCACATATATAGGAATTGGTCAAAATAAGCTACTGAAACATATGGAGATGCATACATCAGCTTTTATTCAATCTGTTCAGAGGCAATTTATTTGTCCAGATTGTCCTCAAGCTGTTAATACATTACAACAGTTCATATCTCACTTGAATTTACACGTCGGTGATCACTTGTGCTATATCTACATTTGCCAGCATTGTGGATTTGGAACAAACCTTAgtaacaaaataaatcaacatacTGCAGACTCTCATGGAACCCTTTCAGAAGAAGGAAAAGATTATACACAGAGAACAATAAGATTCTCTGTAACAACGAAAGTTTGTGTAAAATGTAATGCTGCTTTCAAAACGTCACAAGCTCACAGAGACCATGTGCTGAAATCACATGGCATAACAACTAACGAAATTTCTGGAAAAGATGATTTAGAAACTGAGCAACATGGGCAAAATATTGCATCTGTctataacaaaatttcaaaagaCAATGACGATGAATCGAATCCAAGACGATTTACCTGCAACGAATGTGGATGGGCTTCCAAAAAGCTTCCTTACTTAAAGTCGCACATGAGAAAACATTATCCCGGACAAGATAGATGTCAAATAACTTTATTTAAATGCAACTATTGTGATTTTACCTCTACTTCTAAGTTAATCATCAGTGCACACTCTCAGAAAAAACATCCAGGGAAAATCGTGAGACCTAGACGTGTAATGGAAAATGTATATATAACGGATTCAATAGAAGACGATATGTCTATAGACAAATTTCATTGTGATTTGTGTACTTTTAGTACAGAAAAAGTGTCTGGACTTCAAAATCATCTGCTCAGTTGTCATTCAGGCgctaacaacaaaacaaaagatgtTTATTCGGGACCAAAGCAGGAATTTTTAATTCCTAGTGGAACTGTTTTTAAAGAGTTTATCCAGTGCCCACTTTGTATTTTTAAAACGAAGAAAAGAATAGAGTTACTTAGACATATAAAAAGTCATCCATCTTTAGAACCCAAGACAGAATCTGCCACAGAAGTTCAAGTTAGTGATAGGGTGCAAAATCCACTTTTTTCGAAACTAGGAGGAAAAAGAAGAAGTAGCTCAGATTTGAACCCTGTAGTTAAAAAGCCTCGACCAGTTTCACCAACAATATCTTACGATAGGATAATGATGGATAGTGCAAAACGTGACACAGGATACCGTAAACAAGTAGCAACAAAGTCGACAACTAATCGACCTTCCATTGGTGTAAAGTCTATGTTGTACTACCTTGGTGGAGAACAGCTGCATATGAAGCTTAGACCTTGTTTTTCAGAATTTAAGCAGTCCTCACATTTTACATGCTTGATATGCAGTGACGTTCTTCATGATAAGTACAAATTGCACAAGCATGTTTTGCAGCATATGAACGTATACTTCTACAAGTGTGCATACTGTGACCATGGGACATTGGATCAAACAACCATTATGGTACACATACAGAGAGAACATAGAAGAGCAATTCAATACAGTAAACTAGACGTGGAAGAAATTGACAGCCATATAAACAAAGCTATTCATGACATGAAATCTCAAGTTGGTTCTGGACAGgaaaacattgtttttgaagAGATGCATAAGGAATCAACATCTGAAAAACTCAAAAAGACTGACGAAAAAGACATTAACCAATTACTTGAGGTAAAGAATAAAAAGGACGAAAAGATAACTGAAACTCCAAAGATAGAACGAGAGTCGTCTATTAAATCAGAGATAGTGTCACAAAAATCGGATGCACCATTATTAAAACATGATATGGAGTCACCTTTACAAAAAGAGAGAccatttcaaacaaaaatatatccaaTGAAGTCAACATCCTCAAATCTGGAAAAATTATTTCCAATAAAGTCAGCGTCTTCAAATGTAGATACAAAATCTTCAATAAAGTCAGCATCGTCAAATCTAGAAAAAATATCTCCAATAAAGCCAGCTTCACCAAATATTGAAAAGAAATCTCCAATAAAGTCAGCATCGTCAAATCTTGAAAAGAAATCTCCTATAAAGTCAACATCGTCAAATCTTGAAAAAACATCTCCTCAAAAACAGCAGATATTGGCtcaaaaatctttgaaaagggAACCCACTTTTCAACACTGGGGAAATAGTAATGATAATACAAAGGAAGAAGAAGAACCAGAAAGGCAGGATAATGAAAAGGAGAATGATTGTAGTGATGATACAATCAAAGAGGAGGTGGAAGATCTTCATCCACGAATTAAGAGGGAAAAGAACAATTATGTCTGTACAATTTGTAAATTGAAGGTGTCACAAAAAAGTGCTGCTAATAAACATATATGGACGCATTCCTCAGTCAGACGATTTGTCTGTTCAATTTGCAATCATATATCAAGATGGCGTGGTGATATAACTAAACATATTGATCAAAAGCATAAATCAGAACAAGCAGAATGTTTATGGGATGATGTAACGCCATGTGACATCACTGAGGATGGTTTGCCCTACAATGATCTAGCAAAAGTACAGTTTCTTTCAACATTCAATACGATTAAATCTGAGAAATTAGGTAGTGAGCAAAAACTTGAAAGTGATATTTCGGATATAAAGATTAGCAGTCCAATAAAACGACCGCTTAAAGTAAAATTAAGTGTCTCAAAAGTTGAAGATAAAAAGCAGGTTGAAGAACAAAGGACATTTAAAAAACTGTATAAGTGCCTGATATGTAAAAAGACTTTTAAGTCGAAATATGCTATATTAGGGCATTTTCGCACCGAATGTAAAAAGCCAATGTTTGGTTGTCCTTCTTGCGAATTCAAAGACACTGACGAAAAGGCGGTTAAAAAGCACATGAAGATCAAACATGGAATAAACAATGGTGAAGTAACAATCAAAACGAGAAATGATAAAATAAGAATGTATAGAGTACCCTGTGGTGAAAGTGCGATTAAAAATGaagacaacaaaaaacaattgtCCGGAGGCATAGCATTTAAGTGTAAAGCATGCAAAAGAACTTTCAAGAATAGAAATGCTTGTATGTATCATGCAATATCGGCATTGTGTAACAAAACGTTGAAAGGTTGTTCACATTGTGATTATATGGACATATCAACTGATAATGTTGAGTCGCACGTAAAGAAAGACCACAAAGAAAAGAATGTAAAGGTTATGGAATTACCAATGGAAGCTAAAGTAGAAATGATAAGCACACCACCATCAACAAAGATGAATTTAAACAAGTCTGGAACAATAGCATTTTTCAAGAAGGGAAGCAGTGGTTACACCTGCCGATTGTGCAATTTTAAGTGTAAAAACTCAGCAGCAGTTATCAAACATCAGAATATGCACAATGCCTCTCCAAAGTATGGATGTCCATACTGCGACATGAAATCTAACTGGACCAAGAGCGTAAAAAATCATGTTAGTCTAAGGCATCCAGAACAGGAACAAATAGTTCAAAGTTTAAACCAGGATACAGAAGATTACAGTTCGAAAGATAAAAAAACGGACAGCATAAGTAAAGTATTAAATACAACAGAAGATGATAAAGGAAAGAAGTGCGTTATGTCCAAATGTCTTCAGTGCAACTACAGATGTGAAACCTACTCTGGTGTTTCAAGACACATTAAAAAGAATGAAAGTTGCAATGTTCCTCGctttaaatgcattgattgtcacAAGTTCACTAGTTTAGATGAAATCGAAGTCAAGGAACATATGCGTACTGCTCATAATTCCAAGAAATCTCCAGGACTATGTTctttaaaagaaatgacaaagatGATAATTGTGAGGAAAAAATCCTCAACCAAAACACCGGCTCCTTCTGAAAAAGATTCTACTGCGGATAAATCCAGAATTGCTGAAAAGTTTTCGGGAATGAAAGACATTGAAACGAAGGttataaaatgtcctgtacttaGTTGTAACTGCAAGGACAAAATCATAAAAGTCATCGAACACTACAGGAGAGAACATCCTACAAAAGTCATGAGGTGCAAAATGTGTACCATGTCCAGTAAATCGTTGGGAACAATGTTTCAGCACTTTCAAGATTTTCATAAACTAGAAGAATATTATTCAACAAACTATCTCACATGTTCTGGATCTAGAGATGACAACAAATCGAAAAGTATGAAAAATGACACTCTTACCAATGATGATATAATAGAACAAGAAGCAAAGACGAATGCTTCTAAACTGTATCACTGTGATAGATGTGAATATGTATCCAAAGCGAAAAACTCTACAAGACGTCATATCTACAGACATATGAATTATAAAAGATACCTTTGTAGGCTTTGCAAAGCAGAGTTTCTTGATAGAAGTGCTTGTGAAAGCCACATGGCAATTCACAATACCGAATCGGAagaatttgataaaataacaaatgaaagGCTAGAAAAAGAAGTGGAAGACATATTGGAAAATAATATGGTGTTGGGATCAAAAAAGTCAAATTCAAATTCTATTGAAAaagtgaaattgaaaaagaaagaagaaagctTTGAAACAACCCAAGAAACAAAATCTAAGACCAAGCAAAGTATGAAATCCGACTCCAAAAACAAGAACGAAATTATTAAAGATTGCAAAGGTGCTGttagcaataaaattgagaagaaaaGAACCTCCGATTTGAAAAAGGTTGATTTCACAAAACTAAGTGCAGATGCTTTTAATCAAGCCTATTTCATCAGGGAAGAGCGAAACAAAACTACACAAGAAATGGAGTATTTGTGCACTAAATGTCCATACAAGTCAATAGCTAAACATTGTGCCTTGTGTCATACCTACAGACATATGCCAAAGTGTATGAAGTGTCCGTATTGTAATTTCCAGAGCTATCCAAG GTCAGATATTAAAAGGCACGTGAGAAATACGCATGCAGATAAGGCTGTTCATGTTATTGATTTACGCCACCAGACATTAGATGGAAAAGAAAAACCAAGATCCCCAGATAAAAAACGAAAGAAAACTTTCCTCGACTTTGATGCAGAAATTTTCACCTCTGAAGGTTCATCTGATGAGGAAGAAGAGAAGAGACGAAGAAAAACGCCTTTACAGAAAACTTCGGGAGGAAGCGAGTCTCCTAAAA CTGAGGATAAGATTAGGAAGATCATATATTCATGCAACTTGTGTGATTACAGTACAGATGTTCTTTACCTATACCGACAGCACCTCACATTTCATCCGGGCTTCAAACATCAAATACAGGGAACATCTTTAGAATCGAAAAACAAATGTGGATATTGTGGTTATATTGCGACCAATAGCAAAGAATTTGATAAACACATGGAAAGACACTTAAATTCCCGACCGTATAATTGCCCCTATTGTCCGTTTTCTCAGTATAATCAAGCTTCTGTTCGATATCATATCCAGAATAAACACCCTGGAGAAAAAGTAGAAGTTCTTAAAGACAGATCAAGTAGCTGCCTTACTGGTGATGGCCAGATTCCAAAAGTCCTGCTTGTAAATATAGAACCAAATATTGTATTAAGAGACATATTTACAATGGAATCTGAATCATTTGAAGAATTGCTGATCAATGCCAATGTTAGTGTAATTGATCTACACAGTATTCCAGACGAACAATTTGGTAATGTTTCTAAATTACTTGGAGTTAATGGGGATGAAGATGAGTTGAAGCCATCTCCTCAGAAGAAACGTAAAATGATAGTAGAAACAGAAGAAAGCGATGACGAACATGAAGAAGGACGAAACGATTCGGATGGGGAAGTAGATGCACGTAATTATTGTGATGCATCTGATGATGGAACTAATATTACTGACGATGAAACTCATATTGCCGACGACGAATCTCATAATGGTGAGGGAGAACATGGCAAGAAGGGAGACAAGTCAACTGACAAACTTGTAAACGAGAAGAAAAAAACACCTGAAACAAATACTCCCTCGACTACCAATGTATCTAGTACAGAATATGAAGATATCAGTGATACAGAAATGGACTCTGAAAATGGtgctatttttaaaatgaatgaacaaaagTTTTATGTGAAAAGTGAACTTACATATGAGGATATAAGTGACACTGATGACTTGTGA